One window from the genome of Synechococcus sp. PROS-7-1 encodes:
- a CDS encoding glutathione S-transferase family protein — translation MLELHQFRHSAFCLKVRMTLHAKDLSFREVEVTPGLGQLSVFRMSGQRQVPVLVDGDQVFADSSAICRYLETLQPEPALLPSDPLQRAQVELIEDWADTTLAASARAALLQAAADDSQLRLALLPDDLPAPLRQVMSGVPGGWLSSLEDLLGQEQRASMLASLTALAEGLDQNGHLVGDTLTLADLAVAAQLSMLRFPASSGDSLAGRGVPGLSDHPRLQSLFHWRDQLEAQLIQRDPAVTE, via the coding sequence ATGCTGGAGCTCCATCAGTTCCGCCACTCCGCCTTCTGCTTGAAGGTGCGGATGACGCTCCACGCCAAAGACCTGAGTTTCCGTGAGGTGGAGGTCACTCCGGGACTTGGTCAACTGTCTGTTTTCCGAATGTCGGGCCAGCGACAGGTTCCGGTTCTGGTTGACGGTGATCAGGTGTTTGCTGATTCCAGTGCCATTTGCCGGTATCTCGAAACGCTGCAACCTGAGCCGGCCCTGCTTCCTTCCGATCCGCTCCAGAGGGCTCAGGTGGAGTTGATCGAAGACTGGGCGGACACCACCTTGGCCGCGTCAGCCCGGGCAGCGCTCCTGCAGGCTGCAGCCGACGACTCCCAACTCAGGCTGGCTCTCCTGCCCGATGATCTGCCGGCGCCCCTGCGACAGGTCATGTCCGGGGTCCCAGGTGGGTGGTTGAGCTCCCTGGAGGATCTGCTCGGCCAAGAGCAGAGGGCGTCCATGCTTGCCAGCCTCACGGCCTTAGCCGAAGGCCTCGATCAGAATGGGCACCTGGTTGGCGACACGCTCACCCTGGCGGATCTTGCTGTTGCTGCTCAGCTTTCCATGCTGCGTTTTCCTGCCTCTTCCGGAGACTCTTTGGCGGGCCGCGGCGTTCCTGGTCTCAGCGATCATCCCCGCTTGCAGAGCCTGTTTCATTGGCGCGATCAGCTCGAGGCGCAGCTCATCCAGCGGGATCCTGCGGTAACCGAGTGA
- the rbfA gene encoding 30S ribosome-binding factor RbfA: MAPGRRVERVAALIRKETSELLIHGIRDERVHQGLISITGVEVSGDLQHCKIFVSVLADPEGKAQVMDGLQAASSFLRGELGRRLQMRRAPEVVFHLDRGLEKGASVLGLLGNLERERQERGEIPASSDDAQDSHDDERS, translated from the coding sequence ATGGCTCCTGGACGACGGGTCGAACGTGTTGCAGCTCTGATCCGCAAGGAGACGAGTGAACTGCTGATTCATGGCATCCGTGATGAACGGGTGCATCAGGGGCTGATCAGCATTACCGGGGTGGAAGTGAGCGGGGATCTGCAGCACTGCAAAATCTTCGTGAGTGTGCTGGCCGATCCTGAAGGCAAAGCCCAGGTGATGGATGGTCTGCAGGCAGCCAGTAGCTTCCTGCGCGGGGAGCTCGGTCGTCGTCTACAGATGCGGCGTGCACCGGAAGTGGTCTTTCATCTCGACCGTGGCCTTGAGAAGGGAGCCTCCGTTCTGGGACTGCTCGGGAACCTCGAGCGTGAACGCCAGGAGCGGGGGGAGATCCCTGCAAGCAGTGACGATGCTCAGGACAGCCACGACGATGAACGCAGCTGA
- a CDS encoding uroporphyrinogen-III synthase: MTERQAPALQGRTVVMTRAMEQQSEGRRLLEALGAKVLDLPALEIGPPDHWGALDDALAEWDTFHWLIISSANGANAVEERLQQQGKTLSHRPSSLKIAAVGRKTARRLEELGSEADFVPPEFVADSLIEHFPVSGWGLRILLPRVQSGGRTVLAEAFGEAGARVVEVPAYESRCPKAIPAATLDALRAGTVDAICFTSGKTVLHTTHLLAQSMGEEEATAKLKRAAVVSIGPQTSDRCRKLLGRVDQEAHPHDLEGLVMACVQAMQNGDSL, from the coding sequence ATGACGGAACGCCAGGCCCCTGCCCTGCAGGGACGCACGGTGGTGATGACCCGGGCAATGGAGCAGCAAAGTGAAGGCCGCCGACTGCTCGAAGCGCTCGGTGCCAAGGTTCTCGATTTACCGGCTCTGGAGATCGGCCCTCCGGATCACTGGGGTGCCCTCGACGATGCTCTCGCTGAATGGGACACATTCCACTGGCTGATCATCTCCAGTGCGAACGGCGCGAATGCCGTTGAAGAGCGGCTGCAACAGCAGGGGAAGACCCTGTCCCATCGACCGAGCAGCCTCAAAATTGCAGCGGTGGGACGCAAGACCGCCAGGCGGCTGGAAGAGCTGGGCTCGGAAGCGGATTTTGTGCCCCCCGAGTTTGTCGCCGACAGCCTGATTGAACACTTCCCGGTGTCTGGCTGGGGGCTGCGCATCCTGCTGCCACGCGTTCAGAGCGGTGGGCGCACGGTGCTGGCAGAAGCTTTCGGTGAAGCCGGCGCGCGGGTTGTGGAGGTGCCGGCTTATGAGTCCCGCTGTCCGAAGGCGATCCCAGCAGCAACGCTGGATGCGTTGCGAGCCGGGACAGTGGATGCCATCTGTTTCACCAGCGGCAAAACGGTGCTGCACACCACACACCTGCTGGCACAGAGCATGGGGGAGGAGGAGGCGACGGCCAAGCTCAAACGGGCTGCCGTGGTGTCGATCGGTCCGCAAACAAGTGATCGTTGCCGCAAGCTGCTGGGCCGTGTGGACCAGGAAGCTCATCCCCATGATCTCGAAGGTCTGGTGATGGCTTGTGTTCAGGCAATGCAGAACGGAGATTCGCTTTGA
- a CDS encoding 6-carboxytetrahydropterin synthase, whose amino-acid sequence MTETKSIARHGQGRGCVITRRACFSASHRYWLPELSADDNAARFGACALAPGHGHNYELIVSMAGDLDADGMVLNLSEVKHAIRKEVTDQLNFRFLNDAWSDFDVSRPEGCLPTTEALVQRIWQRLAPHLPITALRLYEQPGLWADYLGHPMDAFLTIRTHFAAAHRLARPELSQEENERIYGKCARPHGHGHNYLVDVTVRGAIDPRTGMVCDLSALQRLVDDLVVEPFDHTFLNKDVPFFAECVPTAENIALHISDRLSGPVGAIGAQLHKVRLQESPNNAAEVYAEIPQLEMTPAMLEAAAPV is encoded by the coding sequence ATGACTGAAACGAAGTCGATCGCCCGGCACGGCCAGGGCCGCGGATGTGTGATCACCCGCCGAGCCTGTTTCAGCGCCAGTCATCGCTACTGGTTGCCGGAACTCTCTGCTGATGACAACGCGGCGCGATTTGGTGCCTGTGCGCTGGCTCCCGGTCATGGGCACAACTACGAGCTCATCGTGTCGATGGCTGGTGACCTTGATGCCGATGGCATGGTGCTCAATCTCTCCGAGGTGAAGCACGCCATTCGCAAAGAGGTCACCGATCAGCTCAATTTCCGATTCCTGAACGACGCCTGGTCGGATTTTGATGTGTCAAGACCAGAAGGTTGCCTGCCCACCACCGAAGCGCTTGTACAGCGCATCTGGCAGCGTCTTGCACCGCATTTGCCGATCACGGCACTGCGCCTTTATGAACAACCGGGCCTCTGGGCCGACTACCTCGGACATCCCATGGACGCCTTCCTCACCATCCGCACCCACTTCGCTGCAGCCCACCGTCTTGCAAGACCGGAGCTGAGCCAGGAAGAGAACGAGCGCATCTACGGCAAATGTGCCCGTCCCCACGGTCATGGCCACAACTACCTGGTGGATGTGACGGTGCGCGGAGCCATCGACCCACGCACCGGCATGGTCTGCGATCTCTCCGCGCTTCAGCGCCTTGTGGATGATCTGGTGGTCGAGCCCTTCGATCACACCTTCCTCAACAAGGATGTGCCCTTCTTCGCTGAGTGCGTGCCCACTGCGGAAAATATCGCTCTGCATATCTCCGACCGTCTTTCCGGGCCAGTCGGGGCCATCGGTGCCCAACTCCACAAGGTGCGCCTTCAGGAAAGTCCCAACAATGCGGCTGAGGTCTACGCCGAGATACCTCAGCTGGAAATGACCCCAGCCATGTTGGAAGCCGCGGCCCCGGTCTGA
- a CDS encoding glycoside hydrolase family 3 N-terminal domain-containing protein, with protein MNAAEQRRAVSQLLVVRASGHAGDQQRRYPRWELSNGELQRLLANGVGGVILLGGTATELQQRCRTLRAWADHDDLLLCADVEEGVGQRFEGATWLVPPMALGRLQSNDPAKAMDLAERYGRCTADQARRCGLNWVLAPVCDVNSNPANPVINVRAWGQVPEAAGALAEAFQRGLQAGGVLGCAKHFPGHGDTAQDSHLELPVLRHSRERLEQIELRPFRRLIAAGVDSVMTAHLVIPSLDAERPATLSPRVLTDLLRDSLDFQGLIVTDALVMEAITGLVGPGEAAVQAFEAGADLILMPADADKAIDAVCAALDSGRIPSLRLEQSLQRRRDALQRCSGAQSRNEGASPLDAGETSNERQLALELVSETLEQQGMTPVHPPAGGGVTLIRVDGVLACPCLRPDAPAISWPNSRGFRPIICHDLGISPWHEPPQGDNPLALDRLGDGPVLLQLFLRGNPFRAGRDRDDPWPAAIRQLLRLNRLAGMAVYGCPYRWESLRALLPDTIPAAYSPGQMADAQQRLMSQLLGDEHTLELETEFTD; from the coding sequence ATGAACGCAGCTGAGCAGCGGCGGGCGGTGTCCCAGCTGCTAGTGGTGAGGGCCAGCGGTCATGCCGGCGATCAGCAACGGCGATACCCCCGCTGGGAACTGAGCAACGGGGAGCTTCAACGCTTGCTGGCGAATGGCGTTGGCGGCGTGATTCTCCTGGGAGGCACAGCCACAGAACTGCAGCAGCGCTGCCGAACGCTGCGCGCCTGGGCAGATCATGACGATCTGCTGCTCTGCGCCGACGTGGAGGAGGGGGTTGGTCAGCGCTTTGAAGGCGCTACCTGGCTGGTCCCGCCGATGGCCTTAGGCCGTCTGCAGTCAAACGACCCGGCAAAGGCGATGGACCTTGCCGAACGCTACGGGCGCTGCACCGCTGACCAGGCCCGCCGATGCGGACTCAACTGGGTGTTGGCACCGGTCTGCGATGTCAACAGCAACCCGGCCAATCCGGTGATCAACGTGAGGGCTTGGGGCCAGGTTCCTGAGGCCGCCGGTGCGCTGGCTGAAGCATTCCAGCGCGGCCTTCAGGCCGGAGGCGTTCTTGGTTGCGCCAAACATTTCCCTGGACACGGCGACACAGCCCAGGATTCCCATTTGGAGCTGCCGGTGCTGAGGCATTCGCGGGAGCGGCTCGAGCAAATTGAACTGAGGCCGTTCCGCCGGCTTATCGCTGCAGGGGTAGACAGCGTGATGACCGCGCATTTGGTGATTCCATCCCTTGATGCCGAGCGGCCCGCGACCCTCTCCCCCAGGGTGCTGACCGACCTGCTCAGAGATTCTCTTGATTTCCAGGGACTCATCGTCACCGATGCCCTAGTGATGGAGGCGATCACAGGTCTGGTAGGTCCCGGGGAGGCTGCAGTGCAGGCTTTCGAAGCCGGGGCGGATTTGATCCTGATGCCCGCCGATGCCGACAAGGCCATTGACGCTGTCTGTGCAGCCCTCGACAGCGGACGCATTCCCTCCCTGCGCCTCGAGCAATCTCTACAGAGACGTCGTGACGCCCTGCAACGCTGCAGCGGGGCCCAATCCAGAAACGAAGGTGCTTCACCGCTTGATGCAGGAGAAACCTCAAACGAGCGCCAGCTCGCCCTCGAGTTGGTGAGCGAAACCCTCGAACAACAGGGAATGACTCCGGTGCATCCACCCGCTGGTGGTGGTGTGACCCTGATCCGCGTGGATGGGGTACTCGCCTGCCCTTGCTTGCGCCCTGATGCTCCAGCCATCAGCTGGCCTAACAGCCGCGGATTCAGGCCGATCATCTGCCATGACCTCGGAATCAGCCCCTGGCATGAACCTCCTCAGGGTGACAATCCTTTGGCTCTGGATCGGCTCGGTGATGGACCGGTCTTGTTGCAGCTGTTTCTGCGCGGCAATCCATTCCGCGCAGGCCGCGATCGTGATGACCCATGGCCGGCAGCCATCCGCCAGCTTCTGAGGCTGAACCGCCTGGCGGGGATGGCTGTGTATGGCTGCCCCTACCGATGGGAAAGCCTGCGAGCGCTTCTTCCCGACACAATCCCTGCCGCCTACAGCCCCGGGCAGATGGCTGATGCCCAGCAGAGGCTGATGAGCCAGTTGCTGGGGGACGAGCACACGCTGGAGCTGGAGACCGAATTCACTGACTGA
- the zds gene encoding 9,9'-di-cis-zeta-carotene desaturase — protein sequence MRVAIVGSGLAGLSAAVDLVDAGHEVNLYEARPFMGGKVGSWVDEGGNHIEMGLHVFFFNYANLFALMRKVGAFENLLPKQHTHLFVNKGGDLRELDFRFPIGAPFNGLKAFFTTPQLSWIDKLRNALALGTSPIVRGLVDYEGAMRTIRALDSVSFQDWFVGHGGSPESIRRMWNPIAYALGFIDCEAISARCMLTIFMMFAAKTEASKLNLLKGSPHRWLTGPILDYIQQRGGKLHLRHRVKQVEYSEGESPEITGLQLGTPEGEIRVEADAYLAACDVPGIQKLLPKEWNRYPQFEAIHQLEAVPVATVQLRYDGWVTELGDAQEAQRRDVAHPAGLNNLLYTADADFSCFADLALASPEDYRKEGEGSLLQCVLTPGDPWIPKSVDEIVAHTDRQVRELFPSARNLKLTWSNVVKLAQSLYREAPGMEPYRPEQSTPVNNFFLAGSYTRQDYIDSMEGATMSGHLAAAAILRKPARLATNTAVA from the coding sequence GTGCGGGTCGCGATCGTCGGTTCCGGTCTCGCCGGCCTCTCCGCTGCTGTGGATCTGGTCGATGCCGGTCATGAGGTGAACCTCTATGAAGCTCGGCCTTTCATGGGCGGCAAGGTGGGCAGCTGGGTGGATGAGGGCGGCAACCACATTGAGATGGGCTTGCACGTGTTCTTTTTCAACTACGCCAATCTCTTTGCACTGATGCGCAAGGTGGGCGCCTTCGAGAATCTGCTGCCGAAGCAGCACACCCATCTGTTTGTGAACAAGGGCGGGGATCTGCGGGAACTGGATTTTCGCTTTCCGATCGGTGCCCCCTTCAACGGCCTCAAGGCGTTCTTCACAACGCCGCAGCTGAGCTGGATCGACAAGCTGCGCAATGCCCTGGCCCTGGGAACCAGCCCGATCGTGCGCGGTTTGGTGGATTACGAGGGGGCGATGCGCACCATCCGAGCGCTCGACTCCGTGAGCTTCCAAGATTGGTTTGTGGGCCATGGCGGTAGCCCCGAAAGCATCCGGCGCATGTGGAATCCCATTGCCTATGCCCTGGGCTTCATCGACTGCGAGGCGATCTCAGCGCGGTGCATGCTCACCATTTTCATGATGTTTGCGGCCAAGACCGAGGCCTCGAAACTCAACTTGCTGAAGGGATCACCCCACCGCTGGCTCACGGGTCCGATCCTTGATTACATCCAGCAGCGCGGCGGCAAGCTGCATCTGCGTCACCGTGTGAAGCAGGTGGAGTACAGCGAGGGTGAATCCCCTGAAATCACAGGCCTGCAGCTGGGAACGCCCGAAGGAGAGATCCGTGTTGAGGCCGACGCTTACCTGGCTGCCTGTGATGTGCCAGGAATTCAGAAGCTGCTGCCGAAGGAGTGGAACCGTTATCCCCAGTTCGAAGCCATCCATCAGCTGGAGGCGGTGCCTGTGGCAACGGTTCAACTTCGTTATGACGGCTGGGTGACCGAACTGGGTGATGCCCAGGAGGCGCAACGCCGGGATGTGGCGCATCCAGCAGGTTTGAACAATCTGCTGTATACCGCCGATGCCGATTTCAGCTGCTTTGCCGACCTGGCCCTGGCCAGCCCCGAGGATTACCGCAAGGAAGGTGAAGGCTCTCTGCTTCAGTGCGTGCTCACACCGGGTGATCCCTGGATTCCCAAGTCAGTCGACGAAATCGTTGCCCATACCGACCGTCAGGTGCGCGAGTTGTTCCCCTCGGCCCGCAATCTCAAGCTCACCTGGAGCAATGTGGTGAAACTGGCTCAGTCGCTTTACCGCGAAGCTCCTGGCATGGAGCCTTACAGGCCTGAACAGAGCACCCCGGTGAACAACTTCTTCCTAGCCGGGAGCTACACCCGTCAGGACTACATCGATTCCATGGAGGGAGCCACGATGAGCGGACATCTCGCCGCTGCCGCCATCCTGAGGAAGCCGGCCCGGCTGGCCACAAACACTGCAGTCGCCTGA
- a CDS encoding iron-sulfur cluster assembly accessory protein, with the protein MTSTPSTAPAHTAKDGKGILITEPAMQQLAKLCSEQGDNQVLRVGVRSGGCSGMSYTMDFVPASDTQSDDESYEYVASDGQSFRVICDPKSLLYIYGMQLDFSTALIGGGFNFTNPNATQTCGCGSSFAV; encoded by the coding sequence ATGACCTCCACCCCAAGCACTGCGCCGGCGCACACCGCAAAAGACGGCAAGGGAATCCTCATCACTGAACCGGCCATGCAGCAGTTGGCCAAGCTCTGCAGCGAACAGGGTGACAACCAGGTGTTGCGAGTGGGTGTGCGTTCTGGTGGATGCAGTGGCATGAGCTACACGATGGATTTCGTGCCGGCTTCAGACACCCAAAGCGATGACGAAAGCTATGAATACGTGGCCTCTGACGGCCAGAGCTTCCGCGTGATCTGCGATCCGAAAAGCCTGCTTTACATCTACGGAATGCAGCTCGACTTCAGCACAGCACTGATCGGTGGCGGCTTCAATTTCACCAATCCCAATGCCACCCAAACCTGTGGCTGCGGCAGCTCCTTCGCGGTTTAA
- a CDS encoding chlororespiratory reduction protein 7, which yields MSDPLIRSLDHYVVLVPGESEQLLSAAATLSWLVDRLMALDPWPEDLRGCDGATEAAERLLDTACELEISAGVCVQWYAVRLEPPRS from the coding sequence ATGTCAGACCCCCTGATCCGATCGCTTGATCACTACGTGGTGCTTGTTCCCGGTGAATCTGAACAGCTTCTATCAGCCGCCGCCACCTTGTCATGGCTGGTTGATCGACTGATGGCGCTCGATCCATGGCCGGAGGATCTGCGTGGATGCGACGGTGCAACCGAAGCCGCAGAGCGCCTGCTCGACACCGCCTGTGAACTGGAGATCTCAGCAGGGGTTTGCGTGCAGTGGTATGCCGTCCGTCTGGAACCGCCTCGGAGCTGA
- a CDS encoding SRPBCC family protein, producing MGRWLEHSVTTEVNAPVDRVWAVWSDLEAMPKWMRWIESVKTLDDPELTDWTLAAQGFRFHWKARITQRVEAQQLHWESVGGLPTKGAVRFYVEQPGRTAVKLTVTYELPGVLAPLMEPSILGGIVTKELQANLDRFRDLVEREQASGG from the coding sequence ATGGGACGCTGGCTTGAACATTCTGTGACCACCGAGGTCAACGCTCCCGTGGACCGGGTGTGGGCTGTCTGGAGCGATCTCGAGGCCATGCCCAAATGGATGCGTTGGATCGAATCTGTGAAAACCCTTGATGATCCCGAACTCACCGACTGGACGCTTGCCGCTCAGGGGTTTCGTTTTCACTGGAAGGCACGCATCACCCAGCGCGTCGAAGCGCAGCAACTGCACTGGGAATCCGTCGGTGGCCTGCCGACGAAAGGTGCTGTTCGTTTCTACGTTGAGCAGCCGGGACGTACCGCGGTGAAGCTCACGGTCACCTACGAGCTTCCCGGGGTCTTGGCACCACTGATGGAACCCAGCATTCTGGGTGGGATTGTTACCAAGGAGCTTCAGGCAAACCTTGATCGTTTCCGAGATCTGGTTGAGCGCGAACAGGCATCCGGGGGCTGA
- a CDS encoding shikimate kinase codes for MLDPVLSLRQRLGGRNLYLVGMMGSGKTSTGRPLAQRLQYGFVDADAVIEQAAGCTIPDIFTRDGESGFRSLETQVLNAISQRHSLVVATGGGAVTRPENWGAMHQGIVIWLDVKHQELLRRLEQDDTPRPLLQEQEPAMVLNRLLTARRPMYAEADLTVVIDAEPPDEVADGILKLLPTLIQDPPKQRPD; via the coding sequence ATGCTGGATCCCGTCCTATCCCTCAGACAGCGGCTCGGCGGCCGCAACCTGTATCTCGTCGGGATGATGGGGAGCGGCAAAACCAGCACTGGTCGGCCCCTCGCCCAACGCTTGCAGTACGGCTTTGTGGATGCCGATGCCGTGATTGAGCAGGCCGCTGGCTGCACCATTCCAGACATCTTCACGCGCGATGGTGAAAGCGGTTTCCGAAGCCTGGAGACCCAGGTGCTCAACGCGATTAGTCAGCGCCACTCCCTCGTTGTGGCCACTGGCGGCGGCGCGGTGACCCGCCCTGAAAACTGGGGGGCGATGCACCAGGGGATCGTGATCTGGCTGGACGTCAAGCACCAAGAGCTCTTGAGGCGACTGGAGCAGGACGACACCCCTCGCCCCCTTCTGCAGGAACAGGAGCCTGCCATGGTCTTGAACAGGCTCTTGACGGCACGTCGGCCGATGTACGCAGAAGCCGATCTCACCGTGGTCATCGATGCTGAGCCACCGGATGAGGTGGCAGACGGGATTCTGAAATTGCTGCCAACGCTGATCCAAGACCCACCGAAACAGCGACCCGATTGA
- a CDS encoding glycosyltransferase family 2 protein: protein MLSLSMIVRDEAKRIDACLNSVKGFVDEMVLIDTGSTDNTVALAEAAGARVERMDWPGDFAPARNAALEHVKGDWVLVLDADERLRAEAIPAIRALMAQPDVLVINLLRHELGAAMAPYSNVSRLFRRDPRIRWSRPYHSMIDDSVSEILQQESHWRVANCAEPALLHDGYRPELLNQSDKAERLRRSMEQWLEDQPNDPYACTKLGALEVSSGNHERGVNLLRKGLEQLPDGAGRTAERYELLLNLGIALAPEDADAAESYYRQALELALDVRLSLGARLNLAALLMQANQLDEAIQLTTTACQRAPEVALAWYNLGLMERRRGDLAASLRAYERSLELNPDHAESHQNFAVARLMGGDIDGARASFRAAIDKLHQQNRAEEAGALQAQVSGIVKLEGSGQ from the coding sequence ATGCTCAGCCTCTCGATGATCGTCCGCGACGAAGCCAAGCGCATCGATGCCTGCCTGAACTCGGTGAAAGGCTTCGTCGACGAGATGGTTCTGATCGACACCGGCTCAACGGACAACACAGTCGCGCTGGCTGAAGCTGCTGGCGCCCGGGTGGAACGGATGGACTGGCCCGGGGACTTCGCACCAGCGAGAAACGCGGCACTCGAGCACGTGAAGGGGGACTGGGTGCTGGTGCTGGATGCCGATGAACGCCTGCGCGCAGAGGCCATCCCGGCGATCCGAGCCCTGATGGCGCAACCCGATGTTCTGGTGATCAATCTGCTTCGCCATGAACTGGGTGCTGCCATGGCCCCTTATTCCAATGTGAGCCGACTGTTCCGACGGGATCCCCGAATCCGCTGGAGTCGGCCTTATCACTCGATGATTGACGACAGCGTGAGCGAAATCCTGCAGCAGGAATCGCACTGGCGGGTGGCGAACTGCGCTGAACCCGCGCTGCTGCACGACGGCTACCGCCCTGAACTCCTGAACCAGAGCGACAAGGCCGAGCGACTGCGACGTTCGATGGAGCAGTGGCTGGAGGATCAGCCGAATGATCCCTATGCATGCACCAAGCTCGGGGCACTGGAGGTAAGCAGTGGCAACCATGAGCGAGGCGTGAATCTCCTGCGCAAAGGGCTCGAGCAGCTGCCAGATGGAGCAGGAAGAACGGCTGAGCGCTACGAGTTGCTGCTCAATCTGGGGATCGCCTTGGCACCTGAGGACGCTGACGCTGCCGAGAGCTACTACAGACAGGCGCTGGAGCTGGCCTTGGATGTGCGTTTGAGCCTCGGCGCCCGGCTGAACCTGGCCGCATTGCTGATGCAGGCCAATCAGCTGGATGAGGCGATTCAGCTCACCACCACAGCCTGCCAGCGTGCCCCTGAAGTAGCGCTGGCCTGGTACAACCTCGGCCTGATGGAACGACGACGGGGCGACCTTGCCGCATCCCTGCGCGCCTATGAGCGTTCGCTCGAGCTCAATCCCGATCACGCGGAAAGCCACCAGAACTTTGCCGTCGCGCGTCTGATGGGTGGTGATATCGACGGTGCGCGCGCCAGCTTCCGCGCAGCGATCGACAAGCTCCATCAACAGAACCGTGCCGAAGAGGCCGGAGCGCTTCAAGCCCAGGTGAGCGGGATTGTGAAGCTGGAGGGGAGTGGGCAATGA
- a CDS encoding DUF751 family protein has product MREFFVNVTRYPRYLIAFSLGVLNSVAEPLARRRSNPVTAVALIGALISGFISLGLVLRAMVSSAPMS; this is encoded by the coding sequence ATGCGCGAGTTCTTCGTCAATGTGACCCGCTATCCGCGTTACCTGATCGCGTTCAGCCTCGGCGTGCTGAATTCCGTTGCGGAGCCGCTGGCGCGCCGCCGCAGCAATCCCGTGACCGCAGTGGCACTGATCGGAGCCTTGATCAGTGGCTTTATCAGCCTCGGATTGGTATTGCGTGCCATGGTGTCTTCAGCACCAATGAGCTGA
- a CDS encoding DUF6816 family protein yields MLLQLLVVMGADAAEPAQASLLEQRAMEWPEWSLPAPLPRPRARQDLIYPDWFEGDWQVQSDTLDPDGSRLKNESTLLHRARFKRNQAGELVGDRPFNATAIGKALLGDALLSVEQDPERVNRQLARLSDDVLLETSVIGRRQGVVSTESGRERFLSDELVLQIVHGPGAPRLSRIETLTRYEQCEAGICTDQRQVSYGAPGLQTDQTLAGRSSRFRLVLTRLPQDPAG; encoded by the coding sequence ATGCTGCTGCAGCTGCTGGTGGTGATGGGTGCGGACGCTGCAGAACCAGCCCAGGCATCCCTGCTGGAGCAACGCGCGATGGAATGGCCCGAGTGGTCGCTGCCAGCACCTCTCCCCCGGCCGCGTGCCCGTCAAGATCTGATTTATCCCGACTGGTTCGAGGGGGACTGGCAGGTGCAAAGCGACACGCTCGACCCTGATGGTTCCCGTCTAAAGAACGAATCCACGCTGCTTCACAGGGCACGCTTCAAACGCAATCAGGCGGGGGAGCTGGTCGGCGACCGACCCTTCAACGCCACAGCCATCGGCAAAGCGCTGCTGGGGGATGCGCTGCTGTCGGTCGAGCAGGATCCAGAGCGTGTCAACCGTCAACTGGCGAGGCTCAGCGACGATGTTCTGCTGGAAACCAGCGTGATCGGCCGCCGTCAGGGTGTCGTGTCAACAGAAAGCGGCAGGGAACGATTCTTGAGTGACGAGCTCGTGCTCCAGATCGTGCATGGCCCGGGGGCACCCCGACTGAGCAGAATCGAAACGTTGACGCGCTATGAACAGTGCGAGGCAGGAATCTGTACTGATCAGCGCCAGGTGAGTTACGGGGCTCCTGGGTTGCAGACGGATCAAACCCTCGCAGGGCGGAGCAGCCGATTTCGGCTAGTTCTCACTCGGTTACCGCAGGATCCCGCTGGATGA